Proteins co-encoded in one Epinephelus moara isolate mb chromosome 11, YSFRI_EMoa_1.0, whole genome shotgun sequence genomic window:
- the LOC126398000 gene encoding tyrosine-protein kinase yes-like yields the protein MGCIKSKEDKGPTMKYRPENSTVSDPNATITTPHVGHYGPDPTQLQQNQQPSSSAGSGAANFNHTLTPFGGSSAMTPFGGASSSFSGPVSNSFSGAVSSGVTFFVALYDYEARTSDDLSFKKGDRFQIINNTEGDWWEARSINTGRNGYIPSNYVAPADSIQAEEWYFGKMGRKDAERLLLNPGNNRGTFLVRESETTKGAYSLSIRDWDEAKGDNVKHYKIRKLDSGGYYITTRAQFDTLQKLVKHYTEHADGLCHRLTTVCPTVKPQTQGLAKDAWEIPRESLRLELKLGQGCFGEVWMGTWNGTTKVAIKTLKPGTMSPEAFLQEAQIMKKLRHDKLVPLYAVVSEEPIYIVTEYMAKGSLLDFLKEGDGKFLKLPLLVDMAAQIADGMAFIERMNYIHRDLRAANILVADNLVCKIADFGLARLIEDNEYTARQGAKFPIKWTAPEAALYGRFTIKSDVWSFGILLTELVTKGRVPYPGMVNREVLEQVERGYRMPCPQGCPESLHEMMKLCWKKDPDERPTFEYLQSFLEDYFTATEPQYQPGENL from the exons ATGGGCTGTATCAAGAGCAAAGAGGACAAAGGCCCTACGATGAAGTATCGGCCGGAGAATTCCACGGTGTCGGACCCCAACGCCACCATCACCACACCTCATGTGGGTCACTATGGGCCGGATCCCACCCAGCTGCAGCAGAACCAACAACCCTCCTCCTCAGCGGGCTCTGGGGCTGCAAACTTCAACCACACCCTCACACCATTTGGTGGCTCGTCTGCCATGACCCCCTTTGGAGGAGCGTCGTCCTCCTTCTCCGGTCCTGTGTCCAACTCCTTCTCTGGTGCTGTCTCAA gtGGTGTTACGTTCTTTGTGGCCTTGTACGACTATGAAGCTAGAACATCTGATGATCTCTCGTTTAAAAAGGGAGACCGCTTCCAGATCATCAACAACAC agagggagactgGTGGGAGGCTCGCTCCATCAACACAGGGAGGAACGGCTACATCCCGAGCAATTACGTGGCCCCTGCCGACTCCATCCAGGCTGAAGA GTGGTACTTTGGTAAAATGGGACGTAAAGATGCTGAGAGGCTGCTGCTGAATCCAGGAAACAATCGAGGGACTTTCCTGGTGCGAGAAAGTGAAACTACTAAAG GTGCTTATTCTCTCTCCATACGAGACTGGGACGAAGCCAAAGGAGACAATGTGAAACACTACAAGATCCGCAAGCTCGACAGCGGGGGATACTACATCACTACACGTGCACAGTTTGACACATTACAGAAGCTTGTCAAACACTACACAG AGCACGCTGACGGGCTTTGCCACCGGCTGACCACAGTTTGCCCCACAGTCAAGCCTCAGACGCAGGGGCTCGCCAAAGATGCGTGGGAGATCCCGCGGGAGTCCTTGCGACTGGAGCTCAAACTGGGCCAGGGCTGCTTCGGAGAGGTCTGGATGG GCACATGGAACGGCACCACGAAGGTGGCCATAAAGACGCTGAAGCCGGGCACCATGTCGCCCGAGGCCTTCCTCCAAGAGGCTCAGATCATGAAGAAGCTCCGGCACGACAAACTGGTGCCTCTTTATGCTGTGGTGTCCGAGGAGCCCATTTATATCGTCACAGAGTACATGGCCAAAG gGAGCTTGCTCGACTTCCTCAAAGAGGGTGACGGCAAATTCCTGAAGCTTCCCCTGTTAGTGGACATGGCTGCACAG attgCTGACGGCATGGCTTTCATCGAGAGGATGAACTACATCCACAGGGACCTGCGCGCCGCCAACATCCTCGTGGCCGACAACCTGGTGTGCAAAATCGCCGACTTTGGTCTGGCCAGGTTGATAGAGGACAACGAGTACACAGCGAGGCAAG GAGCCAAATTCCCAATTAAATGGACGGCTCCGGAGGCTGCTCTGTACGGCCGCTTCACCATCAAATCAGACGTCTGGTCCTTTGGGATCTTACTCACCGAGCTCGTCACCAAAGGCAGAGTGCCCTACCCAG GCATGGTGAACCGTGAGGTACTGGAGCAGGTGGAGCGAGGCTACCGCATGCCCTGTCCCCAGGGCTGCCCTGAGTCCCTGCATGAGATGATGAAGCTCTGCTGGAAGAAGGACCCAGACGAGAGGCCCACGTTCGAGTACCTCCAGTCCTTCCTGGA